A single window of Candidatus Methylomirabilota bacterium DNA harbors:
- the lexA gene encoding transcriptional repressor LexA: MRELTSRQRDVLGFIRSFSGRHGVPPTVREIGERFHVTPRAAFDHLRALERKGMLQRRTTTRRTSRALTLAEPAAGYRSVPILGRIAAGRPLLAAENREGDLPVAASALPGGDGDDVFALRVRGDSMIEAHICDGDLVLVHRQDTAQPNDIVVAWLESETSEGEATVKRLLWDGPRIVLKPENRALTPLVVDPAKRRVQILGKVIGVLRGF; encoded by the coding sequence ATGCGCGAATTGACCAGCCGGCAGCGCGATGTGCTGGGATTCATCCGCTCCTTCTCCGGCCGTCACGGGGTGCCCCCGACCGTCCGAGAGATCGGCGAGCGATTCCACGTCACCCCTCGGGCGGCATTCGATCATCTGCGGGCGCTCGAGCGCAAGGGCATGCTACAGCGCCGGACCACCACGCGGCGCACGTCGCGGGCCCTCACGCTGGCCGAGCCCGCGGCCGGTTATCGCAGCGTCCCGATCCTCGGTCGGATCGCCGCCGGCCGACCGCTGCTCGCCGCCGAGAACCGGGAGGGCGATCTGCCGGTGGCGGCCAGCGCGTTGCCCGGCGGCGATGGCGACGACGTCTTCGCGCTGCGCGTGCGCGGGGACAGCATGATCGAGGCCCACATCTGTGACGGTGACCTGGTGCTGGTGCACCGTCAGGACACCGCCCAGCCGAACGACATCGTGGTCGCCTGGCTCGAGTCCGAGACCAGCGAAGGGGAGGCCACGGTCAAACGACTGCTCTGGGACGGCCCGCGCATCGTGCTCAAGCCCGAGAACCGCGCCCTCACGCCGCTGGTGGTGGACCCGGCGAAGCGTCGTGTGCAGATCCTCGGTAAGGTCATCGGCGTGCTTCGCGGTTTCTGA
- a CDS encoding ATP-dependent DNA ligase, with protein sequence MSHFAELAKLCQRLARTPGRLDKRRLVAGYLKALAPDEVGTAVAFLTARPFPASDPRVLNVRGLPGWSDRAAPAADTPPADAPLSLGDVAAAFAEVAQATGPGVRRQRDARLAALVARASPPERDVLAGIIGGELRTGVSDGLVLEAIAEAAGADPALARRAALFLGDLSVVATLGLAQGPAGLAAVRPRLFVPLLPMLAETAADFDEVLAAHGGQTALEYKYDGARIQLHMDGERVAIWSRRLSDVTRSLPDVAAVARRDLTGSPVILDGEVIALDATGRPLPFQELMRRFRRVHDVEARAAELPLSLHLFDCLLAEGRSLIDEPYARRWETLARVTGGRYLAERAIVRSMEEARVVRTRALAAGHEGVMAKDLRSPYEPGGRGKRWFKLKTVATVDCVIVAADRGSGRRVGWLSNYHLAVRGGAHWAEVGKTFKGLTDREFAGMTEQLWTLAVSDDGFTVRVRPEVVVEVEFNEIQKSPTYPSGLALRFARITRIREDKAPDQATTLDELRMLYDKQFVTKGRVGGGPRPLV encoded by the coding sequence ATGAGCCATTTTGCCGAGCTTGCCAAGTTGTGCCAGCGCCTGGCGCGAACGCCGGGCCGGCTCGACAAGCGCCGGCTGGTGGCCGGCTACCTCAAGGCCCTGGCGCCGGACGAGGTTGGCACGGCGGTCGCCTTCCTCACGGCCCGCCCCTTTCCCGCCTCCGACCCCCGGGTGCTCAACGTCCGGGGTCTGCCGGGGTGGAGCGATCGGGCCGCGCCCGCCGCCGACACGCCGCCCGCTGATGCCCCGCTCTCCCTGGGCGATGTCGCTGCGGCCTTCGCCGAGGTCGCCCAGGCTACTGGTCCCGGCGTGAGACGCCAGCGCGACGCGCGGCTCGCCGCGTTGGTGGCGCGAGCCTCCCCACCGGAGCGCGACGTGCTGGCTGGCATCATCGGCGGCGAGCTGCGGACAGGGGTGTCGGATGGCCTCGTCCTGGAGGCGATCGCCGAGGCCGCGGGCGCCGATCCGGCGCTGGCCCGCCGGGCGGCCCTGTTTCTGGGCGATCTCTCGGTCGTCGCCACGCTGGGCCTCGCGCAAGGGCCGGCTGGCCTGGCCGCCGTCAGGCCGCGGTTGTTCGTGCCCTTGCTGCCGATGCTGGCCGAGACCGCCGCCGACTTCGACGAGGTGCTCGCCGCGCACGGCGGCCAGACCGCGCTCGAGTACAAGTACGACGGCGCCCGGATCCAGCTCCACATGGACGGCGAGCGCGTGGCCATCTGGAGCCGGCGCCTGTCCGATGTGACGCGGAGCCTGCCCGACGTGGCCGCGGTGGCGCGGCGCGACCTGACCGGGAGCCCGGTCATCCTCGACGGCGAGGTGATCGCGCTGGACGCCACCGGGCGGCCATTGCCGTTCCAGGAGCTGATGCGACGGTTCCGGCGCGTGCACGACGTGGAGGCCCGGGCCGCCGAGCTGCCGCTGTCGCTGCACCTGTTCGATTGCCTGCTGGCCGAGGGCCGGTCGTTGATCGACGAGCCCTATGCGCGGCGCTGGGAGACGCTGGCCCGGGTGACGGGCGGTCGCTATCTCGCCGAGCGCGCCATCGTGAGGTCGATGGAGGAGGCGCGGGTCGTGCGCACGCGAGCGCTGGCCGCCGGTCACGAGGGCGTGATGGCCAAGGACCTCCGCTCGCCGTACGAACCGGGCGGTCGCGGCAAGCGGTGGTTCAAGCTCAAGACGGTGGCGACCGTCGACTGCGTGATCGTGGCTGCCGACCGCGGCTCGGGCCGGCGGGTGGGCTGGCTGTCGAACTACCATCTGGCGGTCCGCGGCGGGGCCCACTGGGCCGAGGTGGGCAAGACGTTCAAGGGGCTCACCGATCGCGAGTTCGCCGGCATGACCGAGCAGCTGTGGACGCTGGCCGTCAGCGACGACGGCTTCACCGTCCGGGTACGGCCGGAGGTCGTCGTCGAGGTCGAGTTCAACGAGATCCAGAAGAGCCCGACGTATCCCTCGGGGCTGGCCCTGCGCTTCGCGCGCATCACCCGGATCCGCGAGGACAAGGCTCCCGACCAGGCGACCACTCTGGACGAGCTGCGGATGCTGTACGACAAGCAGTTCGTCACCAAGGGGCGGGTCGGCGGCGGACCGCGCCCACTGGTGTAG
- a CDS encoding HD domain-containing phosphohydrolase, translated as MPQTVYYDARSPVAADAASTLAGEFEVQPTVPGVPIPAMPAVLVVDGDVADPPPLARMHVIALVAPPAGGPWPEHWYAVLPRGVGRPILARTVASAFADLDTAAEVRRLGHELAELNAIGIRLSAERRPDTLLELILGKAREITESDAGSLYLVEEERDAGRHLFFALAQNDSVDIPFRAARLPLDNASIAGHVALTGKTVNLEDAYHLPLGSPFHINKAFDEQIGYRTKSMLVVPMRTPPGETIGILQLINCKPGGPGRLVDRDDVERRVRPFGPRYEALAESLASQAAVAVDNSRLYQSIRRLFEGFVSASVMAIEARDPTTSGHSFRVAELSVALAEAVTRCAHGRYASARFSSDEIRELRYAALLHDFGKVGVREHVLLKAKKLYPAQLDAIRQRVALAKRGLELRCERGKLDALLRRGPGDYAEDAARLESELAVLVREIDAALEHIEQANEPEVLPRETAAQVERLARRVIEDSASGPRTLLTPDETRALRIARGSLTEEEVREIRSHVVHTWEFLARIPWTKEFRRIPEIARSHHEKLDGSGYPHGLTGDQIPLQSRIMTIADIFDALTAGDRPYKRAVPVSQALAILDEERQAGTIDGELVDLFVSARVWERALRHQQQ; from the coding sequence ATGCCGCAAACGGTGTACTACGACGCCCGGTCGCCGGTCGCCGCAGATGCGGCCTCGACGCTGGCCGGCGAGTTCGAAGTACAACCGACGGTCCCCGGAGTGCCGATCCCGGCGATGCCGGCCGTGCTGGTCGTCGACGGCGACGTGGCCGATCCCCCGCCGCTGGCCCGGATGCACGTGATCGCCCTCGTGGCCCCGCCGGCCGGCGGTCCCTGGCCCGAGCACTGGTACGCCGTGCTGCCCCGCGGTGTGGGGCGGCCCATCCTGGCCCGCACGGTCGCCAGCGCCTTCGCCGACCTGGATACCGCCGCCGAGGTACGCCGGCTCGGTCACGAGCTGGCCGAGCTCAACGCGATCGGGATTCGGCTGTCCGCGGAGCGCCGACCCGACACCCTGCTGGAGCTCATCCTCGGCAAGGCCCGCGAGATCACGGAGAGCGACGCCGGCTCGCTGTACCTGGTGGAGGAGGAGCGCGACGCCGGCCGTCACCTGTTCTTCGCCCTGGCGCAGAACGACAGCGTCGACATCCCATTTCGTGCGGCGCGGCTGCCCCTGGACAACGCCAGCATCGCCGGCCACGTGGCCCTTACCGGCAAGACCGTGAACCTCGAGGACGCCTATCACCTTCCCCTCGGCTCCCCCTTCCACATCAACAAGGCGTTCGACGAGCAGATCGGTTACCGCACCAAGTCCATGCTCGTCGTGCCCATGCGCACGCCGCCCGGGGAGACCATCGGTATCCTCCAGCTGATCAACTGCAAGCCGGGAGGGCCGGGGCGACTGGTGGACCGCGACGACGTCGAGCGTCGCGTGCGGCCCTTCGGACCCCGGTACGAGGCGCTCGCCGAGTCGCTGGCCTCACAAGCGGCGGTCGCTGTCGACAACAGTCGCCTCTATCAGAGCATCCGGCGACTGTTCGAGGGCTTCGTGAGCGCGTCGGTGATGGCCATCGAGGCGCGCGACCCGACGACCTCGGGCCACTCCTTCCGCGTCGCCGAGCTCAGCGTGGCCCTGGCAGAGGCGGTGACCCGCTGCGCGCATGGGCGTTACGCCTCCGCGCGCTTCAGCTCCGACGAGATCAGGGAGCTCCGATACGCCGCGCTCCTCCACGACTTCGGCAAGGTGGGAGTCCGCGAGCACGTGCTGCTCAAGGCCAAGAAGCTGTATCCGGCGCAACTGGACGCCATTCGCCAGCGGGTCGCCCTGGCCAAGCGCGGCCTGGAGCTCCGCTGCGAGCGCGGCAAGCTCGACGCCCTCCTCCGGCGGGGCCCCGGCGACTATGCGGAGGACGCCGCCCGCCTGGAGTCCGAGCTGGCGGTCCTGGTGAGGGAGATCGACGCGGCGCTGGAGCACATCGAGCAGGCCAACGAGCCGGAAGTGCTCCCCCGGGAGACAGCCGCTCAGGTCGAGCGGCTGGCCCGGCGGGTCATCGAGGACTCGGCGTCGGGACCCCGGACCCTGCTCACGCCCGACGAAACCCGGGCCCTGCGTATCGCGCGCGGCAGCCTGACCGAGGAGGAAGTGCGCGAAATCCGCTCTCACGTCGTGCACACCTGGGAGTTCCTGGCCCGGATTCCCTGGACCAAGGAGTTCCGTCGCATCCCGGAGATTGCGCGGTCCCACCACGAGAAGCTGGACGGCTCCGGCTATCCCCATGGCCTGACGGGCGACCAGATCCCCCTGCAGTCGCGGATCATGACCATCGCCGACATCTTCGACGCGCTCACGGCCGGCGATCGTCCCTACAAGCGTGCGGTACCCGTCTCCCAGGCGCTCGCTATCCTGGATGAGGAGCGGCAGGCGGGCACCATCGATGGCGAGCTCGTGGACCTGTTCGTGAGCGCGCGCGTCTGGGAGCGCGCGCTACGCCACCAGCAGCAGTAA
- a CDS encoding DUF2459 domain-containing protein produces the protein MTRSPSSASARRDWSCSRVGSLAAIALLLGGCAGPVPELFPPAPTERVKTVWVVGHGWHVGLALRRADISTRIWPESAELGPVRFIEVGWGDGEFYPAATGTSGMALKAAFWSESSVLHVAGFDPPVVEFFRGNPLVAIELSPRGFDALTRFIHQAYARDAAGRLVTVAPAVYGRGAFYLATGRYHVLTNSNSWTARALRAAGCPITPAWALTAGNVLWQVRRFGLAVSTGGSDGGFVSGSPAWATSSSSG, from the coding sequence GTGACGAGATCGCCGAGTTCCGCATCGGCGCGACGGGACTGGAGCTGCTCTAGGGTCGGCAGCCTGGCGGCGATCGCGCTGCTGCTCGGCGGCTGCGCGGGGCCCGTGCCCGAGCTGTTTCCTCCGGCTCCCACCGAGCGCGTCAAGACCGTGTGGGTGGTCGGTCATGGCTGGCATGTCGGCCTGGCCCTTCGCCGCGCCGACATCTCGACGCGCATCTGGCCCGAGAGCGCCGAGCTCGGGCCGGTCCGGTTCATCGAGGTCGGCTGGGGCGACGGCGAGTTCTATCCTGCGGCCACCGGCACCAGCGGCATGGCTCTCAAGGCGGCGTTCTGGTCCGAGTCGAGCGTGCTCCATGTCGCCGGCTTCGACCCGCCGGTCGTCGAGTTCTTCCGAGGGAACCCGCTCGTGGCGATCGAGCTCTCGCCCCGCGGCTTCGACGCGCTCACGCGGTTCATCCACCAGGCGTATGCTCGGGACGCCGCCGGCCGGCTGGTGACGGTGGCCCCGGCGGTGTACGGGCGCGGCGCGTTCTACCTGGCCACCGGCCGGTATCATGTGCTCACCAACTCCAACTCCTGGACGGCCCGCGCGCTCCGAGCGGCCGGCTGCCCGATCACGCCGGCCTGGGCCCTGACCGCCGGGAACGTGCTCTGGCAGGTCCGTCGTTTCGGGCTCGCCGTCTCGACCGGGGGAAGCGACGGGGGATTCGTGTCCGGGAGCCCGGCATGGGCGACTTCCTCATCCAGCGGCTGA
- the tatA gene encoding twin-arginine translocase TatA/TatE family subunit has product MFDIGLQELLVIGVIALLVFGPSKLPELGRMVGRTMREFRRASDEFRSTVETNLHINDPDPVIQPPVSADAGASPLPSETEPPLADPDVAPTTPTTPDTGEPYCAQRGSRLFHRRECSWIGRIPEIERVYLKRVADARDEGFRECPVCEPWEPE; this is encoded by the coding sequence ATGTTCGATATCGGGCTTCAAGAGCTTCTGGTCATCGGCGTCATCGCCCTGCTCGTGTTCGGCCCCTCGAAGCTGCCCGAGCTCGGGCGAATGGTGGGCCGTACCATGCGGGAATTCCGCCGGGCCAGCGACGAGTTCCGTTCCACCGTGGAAACCAATCTCCACATCAACGACCCCGACCCCGTGATCCAGCCGCCCGTCTCCGCCGACGCCGGCGCGAGCCCGCTGCCGTCCGAGACCGAGCCGCCGCTCGCGGACCCCGACGTCGCCCCGACGACGCCGACGACGCCGGACACGGGCGAGCCCTACTGCGCGCAGCGCGGCTCGCGGCTCTTTCATCGCCGCGAGTGCTCCTGGATCGGCCGGATCCCGGAAATCGAGCGCGTCTACCTCAAGCGCGTGGCCGACGCGCGCGACGAGGGTTTTCGGGAATGCCCGGTCTGCGAGCCGTGGGAGCCGGAGTAG
- a CDS encoding ATPase domain-containing protein, with amino-acid sequence MTARVSTGLARLDAMLGGGLLPGTLTVVYGATGIGKTHLGLTFANHGLPADGARGIVLDMNGRGDSQQHDEYASRLFSWPLATWTHTVTPMAEPYPPPGQLQACYCNALRWVGRVRDFQVPSADGGWEFDWNWKAAYNHALYTVRPFMYFHFAAGSRRVVVDGVEPMDAPAESIQCRMFDEIYRTVIHRDAEILGMELCLPVWKHRDFIDAHRYDHTRVTTLLLVTTEETRLEDLLARKVATGDIGATANTVIVMGSERVGQRLARMLCVVKHRGSSMSDEIAEFRIGATGLELL; translated from the coding sequence GTGACCGCGCGCGTCTCCACGGGGCTCGCCAGGCTCGACGCCATGCTGGGCGGCGGTCTGCTCCCCGGTACACTGACCGTCGTGTACGGGGCCACCGGCATCGGCAAGACGCACCTGGGCCTGACGTTCGCCAACCACGGTCTGCCCGCCGACGGTGCCCGCGGCATCGTGCTCGACATGAACGGCCGGGGGGACTCGCAGCAGCACGACGAGTACGCCAGCCGACTCTTCAGCTGGCCGCTGGCTACGTGGACGCACACGGTGACGCCCATGGCCGAGCCTTATCCCCCACCCGGGCAGCTGCAGGCCTGCTACTGCAACGCGCTTCGCTGGGTGGGCCGTGTGCGCGACTTTCAGGTGCCCAGCGCCGACGGGGGCTGGGAGTTCGATTGGAACTGGAAAGCGGCCTACAATCACGCGCTCTATACGGTGCGGCCGTTCATGTATTTTCACTTCGCGGCCGGCAGCCGGCGGGTCGTCGTCGATGGTGTGGAGCCGATGGACGCGCCCGCCGAGTCGATCCAGTGCCGCATGTTCGACGAGATCTATCGCACGGTGATCCACCGGGACGCCGAGATCCTGGGCATGGAGCTGTGTCTGCCCGTGTGGAAACACCGTGACTTCATCGATGCGCACCGCTACGACCACACGCGGGTCACCACGCTGCTGCTGGTCACGACCGAGGAAACGCGCCTGGAAGACCTGCTGGCCCGCAAGGTGGCCACCGGGGACATCGGAGCCACCGCCAACACCGTCATCGTGATGGGCAGCGAGCGCGTGGGCCAGCGCCTGGCCCGCATGCTGTGCGTGGTCAAACACCGCGGGAGCTCGATGAGTGACGAGATCGCCGAGTTCCGCATCGGCGCGACGGGACTGGAGCTGCTCTAG